A region of the Candidatus Hydrogenedentota bacterium genome:
TGCAGACCTGTGTGCCGCGCAGGGTGACGATGGGGCCCAGGTGGATGAAGGTGTCGAAGGAGTTCATGGGGGCGGGGCGGTGGGCGAGGAGTCCCTGGATCTGGCGCCAGAGGGCGGCGGCGCGCTCCGACAGGTCGAGCACCTCCTCGAACTTGTCGCGGTTGAAGGGCTTTCCGGTGGCGGCCGCGATGGCCTCCATGGCCTCCTCCATCTGGGCGGTCATGTAGTCCACGGCGTGCGGCTCGTCGTCCATCCCGTACTGGTAGGGCGCGTCAATGAAGATGAGCGGCACGTCCCAGATGCGCTGGAGCTCCTGGTACCACTTGGTGACGGTGCCGCAGATGTTGTTGCAGCAGAGGAGGAAATCCGGCTTCGGGAGGCCGCCGATGGGGCTGGTGCCCGTGAAGATCGCGCCGAGGTCCGTGCGCGCGTAGGAGCACAGGTCGCGGCAGAAGCCCCGGTCCTCCGCGGCCTCGCAGAGCGCGTCCGCCATGCGCGAGGCGCCCGCCATGGCGGCGTGGTTCTCCGGGTAGAGCGGGATCACGTCCATGGCGTAGAGCAGCTCCACGGGCGCGCCGCTGGTGATCCAGGCGAGCTTCTGGTCCGTGCCCTCGGCCATCTTCGCGCCCATGTAGTACATGGTCATGATTTCCTTCATGCGGGCGTAGGACTTCAGGGGGACGCGCTGCGTGCTCATGTGTCGCTCCTGTGCCGCGCGCGGGCGCGGCGGTTGTCTGGCCGTCTCAGGTCCGGGCGGCGGCGGTCTCCGCGGCGATCAGCGCCGCGCCGAGGGCGCCCATGGTCTGGGGGGACTCCGGCAGCTCCAGGGGGAGACCCAGGGCCTCCTCCAGGAAGCGCACGACCCCGCTGTTGAGGGCGACGCCGCCGGTCATGACGCAGGGGGCCTGCACGCGCACGCGCGCCGCGAGCGACCCCGCGCGGCCCGCCACGGCGCGGCACACGCCCGCCAGGATGTCCTCCACGGGGCGGTCCTGCGCGAGCAGCGAGATGACCTCGCTCTCGGCGAAGACGGTGCAGGTGGAGGAGAGTTTCGCGGGGTCGGCGCTGCGCAGGGCGCGCGGGCCGAACTCCGCCAGGGGGATCTCCAGCGTGCGGGCCATGACCTCCAGAAAGCGGCCCGTGCCCGCCGCGCACTTGTCGTTCATCTCAAAGCGGCGCACCGCGCCGTTCTCCAGGGCGATGGCCTTGGAGTCCTGCCCGCCGATGTCCACCACACCGCGGGCCTCCGGGAACACCGACGCCACGCCGCGCGCGTGGCAGGTGATCTCGGTCACCGCGCGGTCGCTGCCCGGCACCTTCCCGCGGCCGTAGCCCGTGGCGACGAGGCGGGCCACATCGCCGCGCGCCGCGCCCGCGGCGTGCAGGGCCGCGTCCAGCGCGCGGACGGCCGCGTCGGCCAGGCGCGCGCCGCTCGGCACGACGGCGCTCCCGCGCACGGCGCCCGCGGCGTCTGTGAGGACGGCCTTGGTGGTGGCGGAGCCCGCGTCCACCCCCGCGTAGAGGGGCGCGCTCATGCGCCGCCCCCCCCGCCGAGGGTCTCGAGGAAGGCCTGCACGCGGGTGGTGAGCTGCTCCGGGGGCGTCTGGTGCTGCTCGACGAAGACGGTGACCGAGGGGATGCCGGCATCGGCCAGGCACTTGTCCGCGCGGGGATGGTCAAAGGCCATGGGGTCGCAGAAACTGGTCATGAGGAAGACGACGCCGTCGGCGTTCGCGTTGCGCGCCATCTCCACGAGCTGCCGCCCGGGGTCGTGCCCCGGCTTGTGGAAGGCGGGGCAGGGGCGGCGGGACAGGTAGTTCTCCATGATCAGGTCGAGCGGGTCGTTTCCGTCCGCGTCGGGCAGCTCAAAGGAGCGCGACCCCACGCAGAGGTCGTCGCCCACGATGACGCAGCCGGCGCGCTCGATGGCGTCGGCGAAGTCGCACTGCTGGCACATGCTCCCGGCGACGAGGATGCGCGGGAGTCCTTCGGCATAGGGGGCCCCGGCCTCCTGGGCGAGCGTGTCCAGCAGCGGCTCCAGCAGGGCGAGGTGGTCCGCCTTGTCCATGAGCATGGACGAGAGGACCACGCGGAAGGCGCCGGCCCCGGACAGGAGGCCGGGGTTCATGCGGCGCAGGGCGTAGAGGCGGCGCATGGCGGCCTGGTGGGCCATGCGCAGGCGGACGCTGGACAGGAGGGCCGCGTCGCTCACGGGGCCCGCGAGCTGCTCCACCATGCCGCGGACGCGCTCCAGGTCGGCGCGGAAGTAGCGCCGCGCGGCCGCGCCCTCGAGGCGCGACGGGAGCGAGGTGACCATGACGGGCACGGGGCCGCGCCAGAGGTCGGCCACGTTCTGCATGGTGTCGCAGGTGTGGGCGAACACGGCGACGGAGAGGAAGTCGTACTCGCCCGAGCGCGACGCGTGGAGCGCGCTGCGCGCGAAACTGCACGCGTAGGGCTGGAGCACCTCGTCCGCGCGCCCGGTCCCGCCGCAGTGGCCGAAGACGCGCACGGGCAGGTAGCCTGCGGCGTGGAAAATCTCCTGGGGGGAGTAGGAGCAGAAGAATCCCGCCACGGGGCGGCCCCCGGCGGCGGCCCTCCGCGCGGTCGCGTAATAGTCCGCGCACACCGCGGCGAAGGGTTCCATGAGCAGTGCGGTCCGGTCGGGCATGTCATTCTCTCCCTGTGGCGCGCCCTCCTTCGGGGCGGTTTATCGCCGTGGACGTCTTGGTTCCGGGCGGTCGGTGCCCTTGTTCAGGACCCGGACGTCGTAGCTGTCCCCCGCGAGGAAGACGTCCATGTCCGTGAGCCATTGACTGATGGAGATGGTGCCGCCCCGGTGCAGGGTGTGCGGGTCGTCCTCGTAGATGAAGTAGACCACGTAGTTGCCCCGGTTCACTTTTACGGAGCGGCTGCCGCCGGGGGGGACGGTCATCCGGGTGCCGCCCTCGTCCGAGACGATGGCCACGTCGGCCTCCGCGGCGGCGGTGTTTGTCACCCGGATTTCGTAGGACCCCTCGCGCAGGCGGTGGGAAGTCTTGGGCAGCTGCGCTTTCGGCTTGTACGAGCGGCCCGCGTTCGGGTCGCCGCTTTCCGCCTCCCGCTGGCGGCGGCTGCCGCCGCTCACGCGGACCCGGGGCGGCCGCTCCGCCGAAATGGAGGTGGAGACCGGCCGCGGGGCGGGGGCCTCCCGGAGGTCCGCCTCCTCCGCGGGGAGCGGCTCTTCGACGGCTTCCGGGGCGGGTTCGGCGGCGGCGGGGGCCTCCTCCACGACGGGCTGTCCCTGCTGGACGAAGGATCCGCTCTTGCGGACCAGTTTTCCGTCCTCAAACCGCGCGGTCACGCTGGAGCCCTGTCCGTCGCTCCACCGGTAGATGGCGACGGTCTTTTCGTCCGTCGGCTCCGTCAGGGGCTGCCCCTCGGCGCCCAGCACCTCCAGCACCTCCTGGAGTGTCATGCCCTCGCGGACCTGTTCAAACAGCTCCCGGTCCACCACCATGTCCTCGTCCGACACCTTGGGCCGGTCGTTCTCCGGGTCAATCACGGTCTTGCGGGAAAGGCGGCCGTCCTCGAAACGCGCGAGAAAACTCATCCCCTTCTCGTTCCAGCGGTAGACCGCGTTGTTTCCCCTGGCTCCGGCGATCAGCACCGTTGGCTGCCCGATCACCTCGGAGATTTCCTGCATCGTCATGCCTTCTTGAACCTGCTGCAGCGCCTCCAGGGTCAGCGCGGGCGCCGGGTTGGCCTGTGCGGCGGGGGGCGGGGCCGTGTCGGGCGCCGGGGCCGGGCTGGCCGGACTCTGCGCGGGGGAGGGGAGGGGGGAGGCCGGTGTCTGGGCCGTCGGCACGGGCGCGGGGCCTGTGGGGC
Encoded here:
- a CDS encoding 2-hydroxyacyl-CoA dehydratase, with amino-acid sequence MSTQRVPLKSYARMKEIMTMYYMGAKMAEGTDQKLAWITSGAPVELLYAMDVIPLYPENHAAMAGASRMADALCEAAEDRGFCRDLCSYARTDLGAIFTGTSPIGGLPKPDFLLCCNNICGTVTKWYQELQRIWDVPLIFIDAPYQYGMDDEPHAVDYMTAQMEEAMEAIAAATGKPFNRDKFEEVLDLSERAAALWRQIQGLLAHRPAPMNSFDTFIHLGPIVTLRGTQVCIEYYEQLLEELHGRVANGVAAVPGERHRLGWDNLAIWHKIKELSTRFGERGAALVVSTYPESFCYQAPDIYGGDRLRRFAATYIGGYINHGLEYRERDLAGMVEKFHLDGFVMHSNRSCRAYSFGQYELARRLEEKHGVPTLMLEADMNDTRTWSDGQANTRIDAFLESLDARK
- a CDS encoding 2-hydroxyglutaryl-CoA dehydratase; amino-acid sequence: MSAPLYAGVDAGSATTKAVLTDAAGAVRGSAVVPSGARLADAAVRALDAALHAAGAARGDVARLVATGYGRGKVPGSDRAVTEITCHARGVASVFPEARGVVDIGGQDSKAIALENGAVRRFEMNDKCAAGTGRFLEVMARTLEIPLAEFGPRALRSADPAKLSSTCTVFAESEVISLLAQDRPVEDILAGVCRAVAGRAGSLAARVRVQAPCVMTGGVALNSGVVRFLEEALGLPLELPESPQTMGALGAALIAAETAAART
- a CDS encoding 2-hydroxyacyl-CoA dehydratase, with product MPDRTALLMEPFAAVCADYYATARRAAAGGRPVAGFFCSYSPQEIFHAAGYLPVRVFGHCGGTGRADEVLQPYACSFARSALHASRSGEYDFLSVAVFAHTCDTMQNVADLWRGPVPVMVTSLPSRLEGAAARRYFRADLERVRGMVEQLAGPVSDAALLSSVRLRMAHQAAMRRLYALRRMNPGLLSGAGAFRVVLSSMLMDKADHLALLEPLLDTLAQEAGAPYAEGLPRILVAGSMCQQCDFADAIERAGCVIVGDDLCVGSRSFELPDADGNDPLDLIMENYLSRRPCPAFHKPGHDPGRQLVEMARNANADGVVFLMTSFCDPMAFDHPRADKCLADAGIPSVTVFVEQHQTPPEQLTTRVQAFLETLGGGGGA
- a CDS encoding outer membrane protein assembly factor BamE, which gives rise to MLFLSAAAALLTVPGCFSSCGGAQPGKGAAPAAQSPTGPAPVPTAQTPASPLPSPAQSPASPAPAPDTAPPPAAQANPAPALTLEALQQVQEGMTMQEISEVIGQPTVLIAGARGNNAVYRWNEKGMSFLARFEDGRLSRKTVIDPENDRPKVSDEDMVVDRELFEQVREGMTLQEVLEVLGAEGQPLTEPTDEKTVAIYRWSDGQGSSVTARFEDGKLVRKSGSFVQQGQPVVEEAPAAAEPAPEAVEEPLPAEEADLREAPAPRPVSTSISAERPPRVRVSGGSRRQREAESGDPNAGRSYKPKAQLPKTSHRLREGSYEIRVTNTAAAEADVAIVSDEGGTRMTVPPGGSRSVKVNRGNYVVYFIYEDDPHTLHRGGTISISQWLTDMDVFLAGDSYDVRVLNKGTDRPEPRRPRR